GGATGGCGCCGCTCGCGAGACCTGTCGGTTCGGTCCGCGAAACAAGAGCTGCAAACGCAATAGTTACTGGACGTCTGGCCGTCCAGCGGACCGCCGATTCTACCCAAGGGGGTGAGTGGCGATCCGCGATCCGCCTGGTAACCAAAGGCAGCGGCACCCAGGGTGCCAGCTGTAAAACGACAACCGCTCCGGACCTTGCGGGCGGCACCTGATTCCTGAAGATTGTGTGCAGGATGGAGATGCACAACCAGCGTATCGCGTAGCCTGACAGTACGCCTGCAGCCCGCTTCGCGCCAAGCTTCGGCCAAGGTGACGATCGCAGGTGGAAGCCTCATGGCCAACGGCCGATGCTCCAACCCAGCGACACCTGACACGAATCCCGCGACGACCCGACTGCACGAGCCTTTCGGCTGTCACGCCCGCACCGTACCTGGTTGATTCCTCCTTCTGCGGAGCTGCAAAGGCAGTCGCTCAAGCGCCTGCAGGAGACGTAGTCGCGGCGTGGCTCTGACCTCGCTGCTGGACACGAAGGCCGGAACCATACCGGCTTCGATACGACCCCGTGCACCCTTCTCTTGAATCCTGTTGCCACCACGCGGGCCGAGAGCCCGGAACGTAGTGGTATTACATGAAAAGAATGCTCATCAATGCGACCCAGCCCGAGGAATTGCGGGTTGCCTTGGTCGACGGTCAACGCCTGTTCGACCTGGACATCGAGTCCGGCGCCCGCGAACAGAAGAAGGCCAACATCTATAAAGGCCGCATCACCCGCATCGAACCCAGCCTGGAAGCCGCCTTCGTCGACTTCGGCGCCGACCGCCACGGCTTCCTCCCGCTGAAGGAAATTTCCCGGGAGTACTTCAAGAAGAACCCGGAAGGTCGCGTCAACATCAAGGAAGTGCTCTCCGAAGGCCAGGAAGTAGTCGTCCAGGTCGAAAAGGAAGAGCGTGGCAACAAGGGCGCCGCCCTGACCACCTTCATCAGCCTCGCCGGCCGCTACCTGGTGCTGATGCCCAACAATCCCCGTGCCGGCGGCATCTCTCGCCGCATCGAGGGCGAAGAGCGCAACGAACTGCGTGAAGCCCTGAACGGTCTCGACGCTCCCGGCGACATGGGCCTGATCGTCCGCACCGCCGGCCTGGGTCGCAGCACCGAAGAACTGCAGTGGGACCTCGACTACCTGCTGCAACTCTGGTCCGCCATCACCGAAGCCTCCGGCGAGCGCAAGGGCCCCTTCCTGATCTATCAGGAAAGCAACGTCATCATCCGCGCCATCCGCGACTATCTGCGCCAGGACATCGGCGAGGTGCTGATCGACAGCGTCGAAGCCCAGGAAGAAGCCCTGAGCTTCATCCGCCAAGTGATGCCGCAGTACGCCAGCAAGATCAAGCTGTACCAGGACAGCGTCCCGCTGTTCAATCGCTTCCAGATCGAAAGCCAGATCGAGACCGCCTTCCAGCGCGAAGTAAAGCTGCCGTCGGGCGGCTCCATCGTCATCGACCCCACCGAAGCCCTGGTTTCCATCGACATCAACTCGGCGCGCGCCACCAAGGGCGGCGACATCGAGGAAACCGCCCTGCAGACCAACCTGGAAGCGGCCGAGGAAATCGCCCGCCAGCTGCGCCTGCGTGACATCGGCGGTCTGATCGTCATCGACTTCATCGACATGACCCCGGTGAAGAACCAGCGCGCCGTGGAAGACCGCGTCCGCGAGGCCCTGGAAGCCGACCGTGCCCGCGTTCAGATCGGCCGCATCTCGCGCTTCGGCCTGCTGGAAATGTCCCGTCAGCGCCTGCGTCCGTCGCTGCGTGAAACCAGCGGCATCGTCTGCCCGCGCTGCAACGGCCAGGGCATCATCCGCGACGTGGAATCCCTGTCGCTGGCCATCCTGCGCCTGATCGAAGAAGAAGCCCTCAAGGATCGCACCGCCGAGGTTCGTGCCCATGTGCCGATCCAGGTAGCGTCCTTCCTGCTCAACGAGAAGCGCAACAGCATCACCAAGATCGAGCTGCGCACCCGCGTCCGCATCATCATCCTGCCGGACGACCACATCGAGACCCCGCACTTCGAAGTGCAGCGCCTGCGTGACGACAATCCCGAGTTGCTCAACAGCCAGTCCAGCTACGAGATGGCCAACACCGAAGCCGAAGAGGTGCTGCCGGTCAGCTCCACCCGCACCCTGGTACGCCAGGAAGCGGCAGTGAAGGTAGCACCCGAGCGCGCCCCAGCCCCTACCCCGGTGACTGCCGAGGTCGTAGCTCCCGCCGCGGCGGTTCCCGCCAAGCAGGTAGCCGAGCCCAATCTGTTCAAGGGCCTGGTCAAGTCCCTGGTCAGCCTGTTCGCCGGCAAGACCGAAGAGCAGCCCATGACCGACAAGGCGGTGACTGCCCCGGAAACCACCAAGAGCAGCGACGAGCAGCGCCGTCAGGACGAGCGCCGTAACGGTCGCCAGCAGAATCGCCGCCGCGAAGGCCGTCGCGATGATGAGCGCAAGCCGCGCGAAGAGCGTCAGCCCCGCGCCGAACGAGGTGAGCGCAGCGAACGCCCGGTGCGTGAAGAGCGCAAGCCGCGTGAAGAGCGTCAACCTCGCGAAGACCGTCAACCGCGTGAAGAGCGCGCCTCCCGCGAAGAGCGTCAACCTCGCGAGGAGCGTCAGCCCCGTGAAGAGCGCGCCAATCGCGAAGAGCGCCAGCCGCGTGAGGAGCGTCAACCCCGCGAAGAGCGCGCCAGCCGCGAAGAGCGCCAGCCGCGCGAAGAGCGTCAACCCCGTGAGGAGCGCGCCGTTCGCGAAGAGCGTCAGCCTCGTGAAGAGCGTCAACCCAGCGAAGAACGCCTGAGCGCCGAAGAGCGTCCGGCTCGCGAGGAGCGTCAGCCGCGTGAGGAGCGCAAGCCCCGCGAAGAGCGTCAGCCGCGTGAAGAGCGTCAGCCGCGTGAAGAGCGCAAGGCCCGCGAAGAACGTCAGGCAGCTGCCAGCGCCGAAGACCTGAACGAAGAAGAAGTACTGGAAGGTAACGACGAGCTGGAAGAAGGCGAAGAGCGTCCGCGCCGCCGTTCCCGCGGTCAGCGCCGTCGCAGCAACCGCCGCGAGCGTCAGCGTGACGCCAATGGCAACTTCATCGAAGGCGAAGAGCAGAGCGAAGCGGGCAGCGATTCCACTGTCGCACCAGTAGCCGTCGCCCTGGGCACCGCCGTCGTGGTCAGCGAGAGCGTAACTGCCATCGCCACCCAGGAAGAGGTACGTGAAACTCGCCATCAGGAGCAGGCCCCCACCGCCGACACCCCTGCTGTCGACGCCTCCCAGGAAACTGCCGCAGTGCAACCCGCCAGCGAAGCTCCTGCCCAGCCGGAAATCCTCACGCCCAGCGTGAGCCAGCTGCAGGACGAGCGCGCGCCGCACCAGGAAGTCGAGATCGCTGCCCCGGCTGCCGAACAGACCGCTCCTGTTGCAGCGACAGCGCCGATCCCGGCAGCTCCGGTCGCAGTGGAAGCAGTAGAGCCGGCCGCCGGTCGCGCCTCCAACGACCCGCGCGAGCGTCGTCGCCGCGAGCGCCTGGAACGTGAAGCCGAGGCAGCACGCGCCGAGCAGGCCGAGCAGGAAGCTCAGGCACCCGCCCTGGGCGCCATCGCCGAAACCGAGGAAACCTTCGCGACCGCAGCGGTTGGCACTGTCGATCCGGAGCCGGTAGTCGTCGAGCCCGAGCCCACCCCGGTAACGGAGACAACCCCTGCCGTCGAAGCGGAATCGGCTCCCATCGTGGTGGAACAACCCGCCGAGCTCGCACAGAGCGCTGTGCAGGAAGCAGCAGCCCCTGCCGCTCCTGCCACCACGGAAATCGCAACCGACGAGACCCACAAGACCGACGCACTGAAGGAGGACGAGCTCGCTCAGTCCGAGTTCGACCGCAAGCGTGAAGAGTCGCGGGAAAACCATCCCCGCTGATTCTCGGCTTAAATGAAAAAGGGCGCTTCGGCGCCCTTTTTCATACCCGGAATTCGCGGTGGCGCTTCACCCTCAACGGCACTATCAAGCGGGCCCATGCCCCCCCTGGCACCCCAAGCTCATCGACGCCAGGAGCCGGCACTGAGCACAGCGAGGCAGCAGTCCCCAGTGCGGACTGCCTGTTGGGCTTCGGCGGTGGAGCTGCCTCAACCCAACCTACGTGGCCTAGGTGCAACACCGTAGGTTGGCGCTGAGCGCAGCGAAGCCCAACAGCCCCAGGTGCGGACTGCCTGCTGGACTTCGGCGGTGGAGCTGCCTCAACCCAATCTACGCGACCCAGGTGAAGCAGCGTAGGTTGGCGCTGAGCGCAGCGAAGCCCAACAGTCCCAGGCGTGAACTGCCTGGGACGATGGAGCCGCCTCGACCCAATCTATGCGGCTCGTACTGAAAAATCACAGGCATAAAAAAACCCAGCCGTTTGGCTGGGTTTTTTGAGCGAATCCCGAAGGATTAACGCTTGGAGTACTGCGGACGCTTACGCGCTTTGCGCAGACCCACTTTCTTACGCTCGACTTCACGGGCGTCACGAGTGACGTAGCCAGCTTTGCGCAGGGAGCTACGGTAGCCTTCGTCGTACTCGATCAGGGCGCGGGTGATGCCGTGACGGATGGCACCAGCCTGGCCGCTTACACCACCGCCAGCGACGGTAACGT
The window above is part of the Pseudomonas oryzihabitans genome. Proteins encoded here:
- the rne gene encoding ribonuclease E translates to MKRMLINATQPEELRVALVDGQRLFDLDIESGAREQKKANIYKGRITRIEPSLEAAFVDFGADRHGFLPLKEISREYFKKNPEGRVNIKEVLSEGQEVVVQVEKEERGNKGAALTTFISLAGRYLVLMPNNPRAGGISRRIEGEERNELREALNGLDAPGDMGLIVRTAGLGRSTEELQWDLDYLLQLWSAITEASGERKGPFLIYQESNVIIRAIRDYLRQDIGEVLIDSVEAQEEALSFIRQVMPQYASKIKLYQDSVPLFNRFQIESQIETAFQREVKLPSGGSIVIDPTEALVSIDINSARATKGGDIEETALQTNLEAAEEIARQLRLRDIGGLIVIDFIDMTPVKNQRAVEDRVREALEADRARVQIGRISRFGLLEMSRQRLRPSLRETSGIVCPRCNGQGIIRDVESLSLAILRLIEEEALKDRTAEVRAHVPIQVASFLLNEKRNSITKIELRTRVRIIILPDDHIETPHFEVQRLRDDNPELLNSQSSYEMANTEAEEVLPVSSTRTLVRQEAAVKVAPERAPAPTPVTAEVVAPAAAVPAKQVAEPNLFKGLVKSLVSLFAGKTEEQPMTDKAVTAPETTKSSDEQRRQDERRNGRQQNRRREGRRDDERKPREERQPRAERGERSERPVREERKPREERQPREDRQPREERASREERQPREERQPREERANREERQPREERQPREERASREERQPREERQPREERAVREERQPREERQPSEERLSAEERPAREERQPREERKPREERQPREERQPREERKAREERQAAASAEDLNEEEVLEGNDELEEGEERPRRRSRGQRRRSNRRERQRDANGNFIEGEEQSEAGSDSTVAPVAVALGTAVVVSESVTAIATQEEVRETRHQEQAPTADTPAVDASQETAAVQPASEAPAQPEILTPSVSQLQDERAPHQEVEIAAPAAEQTAPVAATAPIPAAPVAVEAVEPAAGRASNDPRERRRRERLEREAEAARAEQAEQEAQAPALGAIAETEETFATAAVGTVDPEPVVVEPEPTPVTETTPAVEAESAPIVVEQPAELAQSAVQEAAAPAAPATTEIATDETHKTDALKEDELAQSEFDRKREESRENHPR
- the rpsI gene encoding 30S ribosomal protein S9; its protein translation is MSATQNYGTGRRKTATARVFLRPGTGKISINDRTLDTFFGRETARMVVRQPLELTETLEKFDVYVTVAGGGVSGQAGAIRHGITRALIEYDEGYRSSLRKAGYVTRDAREVERKKVGLRKARKRPQYSKR